The proteins below come from a single Arthrobacter crystallopoietes genomic window:
- a CDS encoding dihydrofolate reductase family protein, with amino-acid sequence MGKVVMYGSVSVDGFIADENDQPGPLFDWLSSGDVPLDESGELKVSQASYDYTRPYWDQIGVTIAGRHVFDMTDGWDGKPPSGVDHVVVVTHRPKPEGWDAEAPFHFVHGVEAAVAKAQELAGERIVEVAAGDVGGQVLAAGLVDEVRMDVVPVVFGSGKRYFGSVHAQHLLEDPDVVIQGSRVLHLRYQLRR; translated from the coding sequence GTGGGCAAGGTGGTCATGTACGGCTCGGTATCGGTGGACGGTTTCATCGCGGACGAGAACGACCAGCCCGGCCCGCTGTTCGACTGGTTGTCCAGCGGTGACGTGCCGTTGGACGAGAGCGGCGAGTTGAAGGTGTCGCAGGCGTCCTACGACTACACCCGGCCGTACTGGGACCAGATCGGGGTGACAATCGCCGGCCGCCACGTCTTCGACATGACGGACGGCTGGGACGGGAAGCCTCCGAGCGGGGTCGACCACGTGGTCGTCGTGACGCACCGGCCGAAGCCTGAGGGCTGGGACGCCGAGGCGCCGTTTCATTTCGTCCACGGCGTCGAGGCAGCCGTGGCCAAGGCACAGGAACTCGCGGGTGAGCGCATCGTTGAGGTCGCCGCTGGCGACGTCGGTGGCCAAGTGCTTGCCGCGGGCCTGGTCGACGAGGTGCGGATGGACGTTGTACCCGTCGTGTTCGGGTCCGGCAAGCGCTACTTCGGGTCGGTCCACGCGCAGCACCTGTTGGAGGATCCCGACGTGGTGATTCAGGGCAGCCGGGTGCTTCACCTGCGCTATCAGTTGCGCCGTTGA
- a CDS encoding Bug family tripartite tricarboxylate transporter substrate binding protein → MASPKPQPGDSMAASGRSRKRTVGLTVYGVLAALVIAGAVFTSSRSAADAELRSKLTLIAPAGAGGGWDTFAREQQQALRSNGIVNSVQVVNVPGAAGTIGLGQFSTMHGQSSTLMATGTVMLGGIQLNDSPVGMDDVRPLARLADDYDAIVVPADSPFNSIDDLIAEWKKNPRGFPFTGGSIGSIDHLVMAQLAMEAGIDASQTTYIPNTSGGEALQTVFSDTAKAAISGYNEFADQIEAGRVKVLAISAPQRLEGIDVPTLLEEGYDVQMSNWRGMVAAPGTSDEDFEELLSIITEMSQTEEWEDALARNQWDNTFMVGEEFEEFIAVEEKEVAEILEGLDL, encoded by the coding sequence ATGGCATCCCCGAAGCCCCAACCCGGCGACTCCATGGCCGCGAGTGGCCGTTCCAGGAAACGGACCGTCGGTCTGACTGTCTACGGGGTACTCGCCGCCCTTGTCATCGCGGGAGCAGTCTTCACCTCCTCCCGCAGTGCAGCCGATGCAGAACTCCGCAGCAAGCTGACCCTTATTGCCCCTGCTGGTGCCGGAGGCGGGTGGGACACTTTCGCCCGTGAGCAGCAGCAGGCCCTGCGCTCCAACGGCATTGTGAACAGCGTTCAGGTTGTCAACGTTCCCGGCGCCGCGGGCACCATAGGCCTGGGACAGTTTTCCACCATGCACGGACAGTCCTCGACCCTGATGGCTACGGGCACCGTGATGCTGGGTGGCATCCAGCTCAACGACTCCCCGGTGGGAATGGACGACGTGCGCCCCCTGGCCCGGCTGGCCGATGATTACGACGCGATCGTGGTGCCTGCCGATTCGCCATTCAACTCCATCGATGACCTGATCGCCGAGTGGAAGAAGAATCCACGGGGATTCCCGTTCACCGGCGGTTCCATCGGCTCCATTGACCATCTGGTCATGGCGCAACTGGCCATGGAAGCCGGGATTGATGCCTCGCAGACCACATACATCCCCAACACCAGTGGCGGCGAAGCCCTGCAGACAGTCTTTTCCGATACTGCCAAGGCAGCCATCAGCGGCTACAACGAGTTTGCGGACCAGATCGAGGCGGGAAGAGTGAAGGTTCTGGCCATCTCGGCACCGCAACGGCTGGAAGGCATCGACGTTCCCACCTTGCTGGAGGAAGGCTACGACGTGCAGATGAGCAACTGGCGCGGGATGGTCGCAGCACCGGGGACCAGCGACGAGGACTTCGAGGAACTGCTGAGTATCATCACGGAGATGTCGCAGACGGAGGAGTGGGAAGACGCTCTGGCCCGCAACCAATGGGATAACACCTTTATGGTCGGCGAAGAATTCGAGGAGTTCATCGCCGTGGAGGAAAAGGAAGTCGCCGAGATCCTGGAAGGGCTGGACCTGTGA
- a CDS encoding stealth family protein: protein MVEDLLFIRGVLDDAGLGYLLVRGNDARPVIAINWDDRRDLQDALAEACRDEPFYSMTVDAKKKRALLVGDGRLAEGNQARIFRLYRPRIEPNGGLVYGQSAGVQLELWMWQDEKLILPIENSLTRRSLPAAEAVRGTVRRYGLDWPTIENMFADHATDIDFEIDIVFSWVDGNDPAYQAARRKRMEGVILGEGDDADARFRQINELKYALRSVYMFAPWIRKIYIATDSPVPEWLNAEHPAINIVRSEEHFKDPSVLPTHNSQAVEAQLQHIEGLSEHFLYSNDDMFFGRAVGPHVFFSPGGITKFIEASTRIGLGDNHLDRSGFENAARVNRKLLYDRFGRITTRHLEHCAAPLRKSVLLEMEKEFAAEFEATAASRFRAKDNISVTNSLYHYYALLTGRAVTQTEAKVKYIDTTMYSGLKSLAKLLKKRNHDFFCLNDGSFPEVPALERQEVVTDFLEKYFPIPAPWEK from the coding sequence ATGGTGGAGGACCTGCTGTTCATCCGCGGCGTACTCGATGATGCAGGCCTCGGCTACCTGCTGGTCCGGGGCAATGACGCCCGGCCGGTCATCGCCATCAACTGGGATGACCGCCGGGATCTTCAGGACGCGCTGGCCGAGGCCTGCCGGGACGAACCGTTCTACTCCATGACGGTGGACGCCAAGAAAAAGCGCGCGCTGCTGGTCGGCGACGGCCGGCTCGCCGAGGGCAACCAGGCCCGCATCTTCCGGCTCTACCGTCCCCGCATCGAACCTAACGGCGGACTGGTCTACGGGCAGTCGGCCGGCGTCCAGCTGGAACTGTGGATGTGGCAGGACGAGAAGCTGATCCTGCCCATCGAAAACTCGCTGACCCGGCGCTCGCTCCCTGCCGCCGAAGCCGTCCGCGGGACCGTGCGCAGGTACGGACTGGACTGGCCGACCATCGAGAACATGTTCGCCGACCACGCCACGGACATCGACTTCGAGATCGACATCGTCTTCTCCTGGGTGGACGGGAACGATCCGGCCTACCAGGCCGCCCGCCGCAAGCGGATGGAAGGGGTCATCCTCGGCGAGGGCGACGACGCCGATGCCCGTTTCCGCCAGATCAACGAACTCAAGTACGCCCTGCGCTCGGTGTACATGTTCGCCCCGTGGATCCGCAAAATTTACATCGCCACCGACTCCCCCGTGCCGGAGTGGCTGAACGCCGAGCATCCGGCCATCAACATTGTGCGCAGCGAAGAGCATTTCAAGGACCCCTCGGTCCTGCCCACGCACAACTCGCAGGCGGTCGAGGCGCAACTGCAGCACATCGAGGGCCTGAGCGAGCACTTCCTCTACTCCAACGACGACATGTTCTTCGGCCGCGCGGTGGGTCCGCACGTGTTCTTCTCCCCCGGTGGCATCACAAAGTTCATTGAGGCCTCCACCCGGATCGGGTTGGGCGATAACCACTTGGACCGCTCAGGCTTCGAGAACGCCGCCCGTGTGAACCGGAAGCTGCTCTACGATCGCTTTGGCCGCATCACTACCCGGCATCTGGAACACTGCGCCGCGCCGCTGCGCAAGAGCGTGCTGCTGGAAATGGAGAAGGAGTTCGCGGCGGAGTTCGAGGCCACCGCGGCGAGCCGCTTCCGGGCCAAGGACAACATCTCGGTCACCAACTCGCTCTACCACTACTACGCTCTGCTGACCGGACGCGCCGTCACGCAGACCGAAGCCAAGGTGAAGTACATCGACACCACTATGTACTCGGGGCTGAAGTCGCTGGCGAAGCTGCTCAAAAAGCGCAACCATGACTTCTTCTGCCTCAATGACGGCAGCTTCCCGGAAGTTCCGGCCCTGGAGCGGCAGGAAGTCGTCACGGACTTCCTCGAGAAGTACTTCCCGATCCCCGCGCCCTGGGAAAAATAG
- a CDS encoding ABC transporter permease, protein MPGSTPEQPVPGRPTVTDGDRGPARILGDSVRLPTTVRWLLAKVLGAVFVLWAVATLIFFGIRLIPGDPAEAILGGPGSQASPEALEQVRRDYGLDQPLLAQYFTQLGRLLQGDLGESYSLRMPVAELLGNQLPGTLLLSALALLVAWLLALGLACWSTLNGKAAAVVASGLEIAAAAVPHFWLASILILLFSNTLGWLPPVSTNSADGLVLPVLALALPLAGFLGQVMRESMLNAMTSPFALSARARGEGETGVLFRHALRHAALPGIALSGWAFGSLLSGAVVVESIFARPGLGRTLLNAVTLRDIPLVTGVALVSALAYVLVMAASDVAERAADPRLRAA, encoded by the coding sequence ATGCCTGGCTCAACTCCTGAGCAACCGGTTCCCGGCCGGCCTACGGTAACCGACGGCGACCGGGGGCCAGCGCGGATACTGGGTGACAGTGTCCGCCTCCCCACAACCGTCCGCTGGCTGCTCGCCAAGGTACTGGGCGCGGTCTTCGTGCTCTGGGCCGTGGCCACGTTGATCTTCTTCGGGATCCGGCTGATCCCCGGCGACCCGGCCGAGGCCATCCTTGGCGGGCCGGGATCGCAGGCGTCGCCCGAGGCGCTGGAGCAGGTCCGCCGGGACTACGGGCTGGACCAGCCGCTGCTGGCCCAGTACTTTACCCAGTTGGGCCGCCTGCTGCAGGGCGATCTGGGCGAGTCCTATTCGCTGCGGATGCCGGTAGCCGAACTGCTCGGCAACCAACTGCCCGGCACCCTCCTGCTGTCCGCTCTGGCTCTGCTGGTTGCCTGGCTGCTGGCGCTCGGGCTGGCCTGCTGGTCCACGCTGAACGGCAAGGCGGCCGCCGTCGTTGCTTCGGGGCTGGAGATCGCGGCAGCCGCGGTGCCGCACTTCTGGCTGGCCAGCATCCTGATCCTGCTGTTCAGCAACACGCTCGGCTGGCTGCCGCCGGTCAGCACAAACTCCGCCGACGGGCTGGTGCTGCCGGTGCTCGCGCTGGCGCTGCCGCTGGCCGGGTTCCTGGGCCAGGTGATGCGCGAATCGATGCTCAACGCCATGACGTCGCCCTTCGCCCTTTCCGCCCGGGCGCGCGGGGAAGGCGAGACCGGTGTGCTGTTCCGCCATGCCCTGCGCCATGCCGCGCTGCCCGGCATCGCGCTTTCGGGCTGGGCTTTCGGCAGCCTGCTCAGCGGCGCCGTCGTCGTGGAGTCCATCTTTGCCAGGCCGGGCCTCGGCCGGACGCTGCTCAATGCCGTCACGCTCCGCGACATTCCTCTGGTCACCGGTGTCGCCCTGGTCTCGGCACTGGCATATGTGTTGGTCATGGCCGCCAGCGACGTGGCCGAGCGCGCCGCCGATCCACGGTTGCGGGCCGCATGA
- a CDS encoding universal stress protein, whose amino-acid sequence MTILVGRSRSREGTAAFTTAVAEARLRGQDLVVFDLDRTVHDEEVVSGSQPDFPAEVEGVAVSYRLPNERSRDAVGDLLDMAEALDPSLIIIGIRHRSSVGKFLLGSSAQQILLQANAPVLAVKAVYSA is encoded by the coding sequence ATGACTATTCTCGTTGGTCGATCCCGCTCCCGGGAAGGAACCGCAGCCTTTACCACTGCCGTCGCGGAAGCCAGGCTCCGCGGTCAGGACCTGGTGGTTTTTGATCTGGACCGGACCGTTCATGATGAAGAAGTTGTCAGCGGCAGCCAGCCAGACTTCCCTGCCGAGGTTGAGGGTGTGGCCGTCAGCTATCGGCTGCCTAACGAGCGCAGCCGCGATGCCGTGGGTGATCTTCTGGACATGGCGGAGGCACTGGATCCGTCGCTGATCATCATTGGGATCCGGCACCGCAGCTCCGTGGGCAAGTTCCTGCTCGGCAGCAGCGCCCAGCAGATCCTGCTGCAGGCCAACGCCCCTGTGCTCGCGGTGAAGGCTGTGTACAGCGCGTGA
- a CDS encoding phosphodiesterase, translating into MDYIHAEHPRPHHFILHMSDTHLVGGPNPLYGQVDSEARLQQIFTELEASGARPQAIVFTGDLADKGEPEAYTKLRGIVEPAAERLDAQVIWAMGNHDDRANLRTGLLDQPADMSPLDKAYDVDGLRVITLDSTVPGFHHGELSDSQLDWLKGELAVSAPHGTILALHHPPVPSVQDLSVLVELRDQSRLAAALEDTDVRTILAGHLHYSTTAMFAGIPVSVASATCYTQDLNVPVGGTRGRDGAQAYNLVHVYDETIVHSVVPMGDYATVGEYVSPEETQRRLDAAGIRIPESRRLLARV; encoded by the coding sequence ATGGATTACATCCACGCCGAGCATCCACGGCCTCACCATTTCATACTGCACATGAGCGACACCCATCTGGTGGGCGGTCCAAATCCCCTGTACGGACAGGTGGACAGCGAGGCCCGGCTCCAGCAGATCTTCACCGAACTCGAGGCCTCCGGCGCGCGTCCGCAGGCCATTGTGTTCACCGGAGATCTGGCGGACAAGGGCGAGCCGGAGGCCTACACCAAGCTCCGCGGCATCGTCGAGCCCGCCGCGGAACGGTTGGACGCGCAGGTCATCTGGGCCATGGGGAACCATGACGACCGCGCCAATCTGCGCACCGGATTGCTGGATCAACCGGCGGACATGTCGCCGCTGGACAAGGCGTACGACGTCGATGGCCTGCGAGTGATCACCCTGGATTCCACCGTGCCCGGGTTCCACCACGGCGAGCTCAGCGACAGCCAGCTGGACTGGCTAAAGGGGGAGCTGGCCGTGTCCGCGCCGCACGGCACCATTCTGGCTCTGCACCATCCTCCGGTGCCTTCCGTGCAGGACCTGTCCGTGCTGGTGGAACTGCGGGACCAGAGCCGGCTGGCCGCGGCGCTCGAGGATACGGATGTGCGGACCATTCTGGCCGGACACCTGCACTATTCCACCACCGCCATGTTCGCGGGCATCCCGGTGTCGGTAGCCTCGGCGACCTGCTACACCCAGGACCTGAATGTTCCCGTGGGCGGCACCCGCGGCCGCGATGGCGCCCAGGCCTACAACCTAGTCCACGTGTACGACGAGACGATCGTCCACTCGGTCGTGCCGATGGGTGACTACGCCACCGTGGGCGAGTACGTGTCCCCGGAAGAAACCCAGCGCCGGCTGGACGCGGCCGGCATCCGGATCCCGGAAAGCCGCCGCCTGCTCGCCCGAGTCTGA
- a CDS encoding dipeptide ABC transporter ATP-binding protein produces MNAKNDVVLRVENLNVGFGAVPAVRGVSLSIGRGQCLALVGESGSGKSVTARSLIGLAGDTADVSAERMELGGESLTGLGRRGWRQLRGSKVGFVLQDALVSLDPLRTIGREIEDSLRLRTRLSRAERSRRVLSLLADVGMDDPQLRAGQRSGELSGGLRQRALIASAIALDPTLLIADEPTTALDATVQAQILDLLASLRERGTAMLLISHDLAVVGSVADQVAVMTGGRIVEQGPVAQVLGSPQHDYTKKLLRAVPSAHPRGARLSGPAAAKPKAADRRSPQSYTPVLQATDLAKRFRNPDKTSFTAVDNVSFELAAGETLGLVGESGSGKTTIARIALGLTAPDAGELRLFGEPWSLLTEKERRGRRPLIGTVYQDPLSSFDPRLTVGQTLADAATRGRTLNPRGSGSQVDELLEMVGLHADFARRGPRTLSGGQRQRVAIARALARRPRILICDEPASALDVSIQAQILDLLDDLQRELGLSYLFISHDLGVVRHMSDRVAVLRRGRIVEQGPAEQLFAAPQHPYTQQLLASSPALEAR; encoded by the coding sequence GTGAATGCGAAGAACGACGTCGTGCTGCGGGTGGAGAACCTGAACGTCGGCTTTGGTGCCGTCCCGGCGGTGCGCGGGGTGTCTTTGTCCATCGGCCGCGGGCAGTGCCTGGCGCTGGTGGGCGAATCCGGTTCCGGCAAGTCCGTGACCGCGCGGTCCCTGATCGGCCTCGCCGGGGACACTGCGGACGTTTCGGCGGAGCGGATGGAACTGGGCGGTGAATCCTTGACCGGGCTGGGCCGGCGCGGCTGGCGGCAGCTGCGCGGGAGCAAGGTCGGCTTTGTGCTGCAGGATGCGCTGGTCTCACTGGATCCGCTGCGGACCATCGGGCGTGAGATCGAGGATTCGCTCCGGCTGCGCACCCGGCTGAGCCGTGCCGAACGCAGCCGGCGGGTGTTGTCGCTGCTGGCCGATGTGGGCATGGACGATCCGCAGCTGCGGGCGGGCCAACGCTCCGGCGAACTCTCCGGCGGCCTTCGCCAGCGTGCCCTGATCGCCTCCGCCATCGCACTGGATCCGACGCTGCTCATCGCCGACGAGCCCACCACCGCGCTCGATGCCACGGTGCAGGCGCAGATCCTGGACCTGCTGGCCTCGCTGCGGGAGCGGGGAACGGCGATGCTGCTGATCAGCCACGATCTGGCCGTGGTCGGTTCGGTGGCGGACCAGGTGGCGGTGATGACCGGGGGCAGGATTGTGGAGCAGGGCCCGGTGGCTCAGGTCCTTGGCTCCCCTCAGCACGACTACACGAAGAAGCTGCTGCGCGCCGTGCCCTCCGCCCATCCCCGCGGCGCGCGCTTGTCCGGACCAGCGGCCGCGAAGCCAAAAGCTGCGGACCGACGTTCCCCCCAGTCCTACACACCCGTCCTGCAGGCCACCGATCTGGCCAAACGGTTCCGCAACCCGGACAAGACCAGCTTTACCGCCGTCGACAATGTGTCCTTCGAACTGGCCGCCGGGGAGACGCTGGGGCTGGTGGGCGAGTCCGGTTCCGGAAAAACCACTATCGCCCGCATCGCGCTCGGGCTCACCGCACCGGATGCCGGCGAGCTCCGCCTGTTCGGTGAGCCTTGGAGCTTGCTTACCGAGAAGGAGCGGCGCGGCCGGCGGCCGTTGATCGGCACCGTATACCAGGATCCGCTCAGCTCGTTCGACCCGCGGCTGACCGTCGGCCAGACTCTCGCGGATGCGGCCACCAGAGGCCGGACGCTGAATCCCCGGGGTTCCGGATCGCAGGTCGACGAGCTGCTGGAGATGGTCGGGCTGCACGCGGATTTTGCCCGCCGCGGCCCGCGCACGCTTTCGGGCGGACAGCGGCAGCGCGTCGCCATTGCCCGGGCCCTGGCGCGGCGGCCCCGGATCCTGATCTGCGATGAACCGGCCTCGGCGCTGGACGTCTCCATCCAGGCCCAGATCCTGGACCTGCTTGATGACCTGCAGCGGGAACTAGGGCTGAGCTACCTGTTCATCTCGCACGATCTGGGGGTGGTGCGGCACATGAGCGACCGGGTTGCCGTCCTTCGGCGCGGCCGGATCGTCGAACAAGGCCCGGCCGAGCAGCTCTTCGCCGCGCCCCAGCATCCCTACACACAACAGCTCCTCGCATCCTCCCCGGCCCTCGAGGCGCGCTAA
- a CDS encoding tripartite tricarboxylate transporter TctB family protein encodes MPAARGFWHGRSGIVIAVILAAFSTYLLVGIFDMDVPSGAAFPGPTFFPVLIVAAGYLLSVLLAVFTIKNPDPPKPPHYEFEEDLDPDVRATAEKAAARKYATYSDWSSVAVAIGSFLLFALLMEPLGWIIAAAVLFWGMARAMGSQRPLFDISLALVVASLVQLAFGAALGLNLPAGILGGVF; translated from the coding sequence GTGCCTGCTGCCCGGGGCTTCTGGCACGGACGCAGCGGAATCGTCATTGCCGTCATACTGGCGGCGTTCAGCACCTATTTGCTGGTCGGCATATTCGACATGGACGTACCTTCGGGGGCGGCCTTCCCCGGACCGACGTTCTTCCCCGTACTGATCGTGGCGGCCGGCTACCTTCTTTCAGTGCTCCTGGCCGTCTTCACGATCAAGAATCCGGATCCACCCAAGCCGCCGCACTACGAATTCGAAGAGGATCTCGATCCGGACGTACGGGCCACGGCCGAAAAGGCAGCGGCCAGGAAGTACGCAACGTATTCCGACTGGTCCTCGGTTGCGGTGGCTATCGGCAGCTTCCTGCTTTTCGCTTTGCTGATGGAACCGCTCGGTTGGATCATCGCCGCCGCTGTTCTGTTCTGGGGAATGGCCCGCGCCATGGGGAGCCAGCGGCCGTTGTTCGATATCAGCCTGGCGCTGGTAGTCGCCTCGCTTGTCCAGCTTGCCTTCGGTGCCGCGCTGGGCCTCAATCTGCCCGCCGGGATCCTGGGAGGTGTGTTCTGA
- a CDS encoding ABC transporter permease, translated as MSIFSSKRNHQDPVLAGTPGTPGAPGAPGILSGRSLRRVSGLRAVELGAAAVALFLVLAACFPTLLAPFDPLAINPADSFQGPSPKHWFGTDESGRDIYSRVIHGARPSLLIGAAATAIGVGLALVLGTLAGLGGRWLDFGVGRILEVLFALPGLLLALVFIALAGPGITTSVIAVGLSTAPGYARIIRGQISQVRSSAMVEAAVVLGRRPAQVLFRHILPNALSPVFVLGTLGLGQAVVWASSLSFLGLGAPPPAAEWGAMLAAGRTYLGPAWWMTFFPGVAIVLTAASSTVLGRALQRRVAGR; from the coding sequence ATGAGCATCTTTTCCAGCAAGCGCAATCACCAGGACCCGGTCCTCGCCGGCACCCCGGGCACGCCGGGCGCCCCGGGCGCCCCGGGAATCCTCAGCGGCCGCAGCCTGCGCCGGGTGTCCGGCCTGCGCGCCGTCGAACTCGGCGCCGCCGCCGTCGCTCTGTTCCTGGTCCTGGCCGCCTGCTTCCCTACGCTGCTGGCGCCGTTCGACCCGCTGGCCATCAACCCGGCCGATTCGTTCCAGGGCCCGTCCCCGAAGCACTGGTTCGGCACGGACGAGTCCGGCCGGGACATCTACTCGCGGGTGATCCACGGTGCCCGCCCCTCGCTGCTGATCGGCGCCGCGGCCACCGCCATCGGCGTAGGACTGGCGCTGGTGCTCGGTACCCTGGCCGGACTCGGCGGCCGCTGGCTCGACTTCGGCGTGGGCCGGATCCTCGAAGTCCTGTTCGCGCTGCCGGGCCTGCTGCTGGCGCTCGTGTTCATCGCGCTGGCCGGTCCGGGCATCACCACCTCGGTCATCGCCGTCGGGCTCTCCACGGCACCGGGCTATGCGCGCATCATCCGCGGCCAAATCAGCCAGGTGCGGTCGTCCGCGATGGTGGAGGCCGCCGTCGTACTGGGCCGCCGGCCCGCGCAGGTGCTCTTCCGCCACATCCTGCCCAACGCCCTCTCCCCCGTCTTTGTGCTCGGCACCCTCGGACTGGGACAGGCCGTGGTGTGGGCGTCCTCGCTCAGCTTCCTCGGCCTCGGGGCACCGCCGCCGGCCGCCGAGTGGGGCGCGATGCTGGCGGCCGGACGGACGTACCTGGGCCCGGCGTGGTGGATGACGTTCTTCCCCGGCGTCGCGATTGTCCTGACGGCGGCGTCCTCGACCGTGCTCGGGCGGGCCCTGCAGCGAAGGGTGGCCGGACGGTGA
- a CDS encoding tripartite tricarboxylate transporter permease → MDALANLMEGFSLALTPMNLLWVVVGAFLGTAVGVLPGLGSSMAVALLLPMTFALDPIGAFIMFAGVYFGGLFGDSTMAILMNTPGQASSIASTFEGHKMAKAGRAPQALATAAIGAFIGGIIASLLVVFFAPVLADLSANFGPQEFFALAVFAFLATSSVVSDSVIKGLVSLVFGLGIAVLGIDSISGAERFSFGVPELFDGVNIITVTVGILALGEVFHVASRIRRDPAAVATPSSGRPYLSKAEFREALPAWLRGTAIGVPFGVIPVGGAEVPTFLAYGAERSLDRRRRKPMFGKGAIRGLAAPEAAGNATTGTAMGALLALGLPVSATAAIMLAAFQQYGLQPGPLLFDRAPDLVWALLASFFLGLIVLLILNLPFARFWAKLLLIPKQYLYAGISVFCGLGVYATSASVFDLLMVLGIGVLGFLMRRYGVPLAPIMIGIVLGPLAETSMRSALLSSNGDYSVFVDSPITVTLYILLAVALSITAFSRIRARAKADV, encoded by the coding sequence ATGGATGCTCTGGCCAATCTGATGGAAGGCTTCAGCCTGGCGCTGACGCCGATGAATCTGCTCTGGGTAGTCGTGGGCGCGTTCCTCGGCACCGCAGTCGGGGTGCTGCCGGGACTCGGGTCCTCCATGGCAGTGGCGCTGCTGCTGCCGATGACCTTCGCGCTGGATCCGATCGGGGCGTTCATCATGTTCGCCGGGGTGTACTTCGGTGGGCTCTTCGGCGATTCCACCATGGCCATCCTGATGAACACACCCGGACAAGCCTCCTCGATCGCCAGTACGTTCGAAGGCCACAAGATGGCCAAGGCCGGCAGGGCACCGCAAGCGCTGGCAACCGCTGCCATCGGCGCCTTCATCGGCGGTATCATTGCCAGCCTGCTGGTGGTGTTCTTCGCCCCCGTCCTGGCCGATCTGTCCGCCAACTTCGGCCCGCAGGAATTCTTCGCGCTGGCTGTCTTCGCGTTCCTGGCCACCTCCTCGGTCGTCTCGGACTCGGTGATCAAGGGACTGGTTTCCCTGGTCTTCGGCCTGGGCATTGCCGTGCTCGGCATCGACAGCATCTCCGGTGCCGAGCGCTTCAGTTTCGGCGTGCCGGAACTTTTCGACGGCGTCAACATCATCACCGTCACCGTGGGCATCCTGGCCCTCGGCGAGGTGTTCCACGTGGCCTCGCGCATCCGGCGCGATCCGGCCGCCGTGGCCACGCCGTCCTCGGGCCGGCCGTACCTCTCCAAAGCCGAATTCCGTGAGGCGCTGCCGGCCTGGCTGCGCGGCACGGCGATCGGTGTACCTTTCGGGGTCATTCCCGTGGGTGGCGCGGAAGTGCCCACGTTTCTGGCTTACGGGGCCGAACGTTCGCTGGACCGCCGCCGCCGGAAGCCGATGTTCGGCAAGGGTGCCATCCGCGGGCTGGCCGCCCCGGAAGCGGCCGGCAACGCGACCACGGGTACCGCGATGGGAGCGCTGCTGGCGCTGGGCCTGCCGGTCTCGGCCACCGCGGCCATCATGCTGGCCGCGTTCCAGCAGTACGGGCTGCAGCCGGGCCCGCTGCTCTTTGACCGGGCCCCGGATCTGGTCTGGGCGCTGCTGGCCAGCTTCTTCCTCGGCCTGATCGTGCTGCTGATCCTGAACCTGCCCTTCGCGCGCTTCTGGGCCAAGCTGCTGCTGATCCCCAAGCAGTACCTGTACGCGGGAATCTCGGTCTTCTGCGGACTGGGCGTCTATGCGACGTCGGCGTCGGTGTTCGACCTGCTGATGGTGCTCGGCATCGGGGTGCTGGGCTTCCTGATGCGCCGCTACGGCGTCCCGCTGGCGCCGATCATGATCGGCATAGTGCTGGGTCCGCTGGCCGAAACCTCTATGCGCTCGGCGCTATTGTCCTCGAACGGGGACTACTCCGTTTTCGTGGACAGCCCGATCACCGTCACGCTGTACATCCTGCTGGCCGTCGCGCTGAGTATCACGGCGTTCAGCCGGATCCGTGCGCGTGCCAAGGCCGATGTTTAG